The proteins below come from a single Comamonas antarctica genomic window:
- a CDS encoding PfkB family carbohydrate kinase, which produces MAIHVVGGFYEERCTRPAWSHTFGSGGRAAAAIATYGTEVIFHTYTSPKSQRYLEMVAAAYKLDIQTNSIERAVAFSYLHDLANPHIAHVPPAPSRAAPLQIQQDNVVRFGMLEGNAIVQAQWAVYDPQNQEAPVAFGANGSHAKHLALVLNSWEAQQMAGLPEGDAQTCACKIAQEQHAEVVIIKQGAQGALVWANQRATQVPAYRTQNVWKIGSGDCFVAYFAQAWMEQKLAPTVAADFASRATAYYVDTKGFATPETLETAHYPPISPKNRQLPVVPKKVYLAGPFFHLGQIWLIEQARTLLQSTGLQVISPFHDIGLGTAEDVVPLDIQAIKDCDLVFAAVDGLDPGTIFELGYARSLDKPVVIYSEVQVGTESLKMMQGTGCEIYANFTTAIYATRWRAVES; this is translated from the coding sequence ATGGCCATTCATGTTGTCGGGGGCTTTTACGAAGAGCGATGCACGCGGCCTGCATGGAGTCACACGTTTGGTTCTGGTGGGCGCGCGGCGGCTGCCATTGCAACCTATGGCACCGAGGTGATTTTTCACACCTACACCAGTCCTAAGTCCCAGCGCTATCTCGAGATGGTTGCGGCGGCATACAAGCTGGATATCCAAACCAACAGCATCGAACGGGCGGTCGCGTTCTCCTACCTGCACGATTTAGCGAACCCTCACATCGCCCATGTTCCGCCTGCCCCATCGAGGGCAGCGCCACTGCAGATCCAGCAAGACAACGTGGTGCGCTTCGGCATGCTGGAAGGCAATGCGATCGTGCAGGCACAGTGGGCCGTATATGACCCCCAGAACCAGGAAGCACCTGTGGCGTTTGGCGCCAATGGCTCCCACGCAAAGCACCTAGCCCTCGTGCTCAATAGCTGGGAAGCCCAGCAGATGGCAGGGCTTCCAGAAGGCGATGCTCAGACTTGTGCTTGCAAGATCGCGCAAGAGCAACATGCCGAAGTCGTGATTATCAAACAGGGCGCGCAAGGCGCCCTGGTGTGGGCAAATCAACGCGCTACCCAGGTCCCCGCCTACCGCACCCAGAATGTGTGGAAGATCGGCTCTGGCGACTGCTTTGTGGCCTACTTTGCACAGGCATGGATGGAGCAAAAACTCGCTCCCACGGTTGCCGCCGACTTCGCCTCTCGCGCAACGGCCTACTACGTCGATACCAAGGGGTTCGCCACACCTGAGACCCTGGAGACAGCGCATTACCCGCCGATCTCACCCAAAAATCGCCAACTACCCGTCGTACCTAAGAAGGTGTATCTGGCAGGACCATTTTTTCACCTCGGCCAGATTTGGTTGATCGAACAGGCGCGCACGCTGCTGCAAAGCACTGGCTTGCAGGTGATCTCCCCCTTTCACGACATCGGTCTGGGAACTGCAGAAGATGTGGTCCCTCTGGACATCCAGGCCATCAAAGACTGCGACCTGGTGTTTGCAGCCGTCGATGGATTAGACCCCGGGACAATCTTCGAGCTCGGCTATGCTCGCAGCCTCGACAAGCCCGTCGTGATCTACAGCGAGGTCCAG